The following coding sequences lie in one Changpingibacter yushuensis genomic window:
- the ilvD gene encoding dihydroxy-acid dehydratase, with translation MPTLRSATSTTGRNMAGARALWRATGMGSEDFGKPIIAIANSFTQFVPGHVHLKDMGQLVKSAIEEAGGIGREFNTIAVDDGIAMGHGGMLYSLPSREIIADSVEYMCNAHTADALVCISNCDKITPGMLMASLRLNIPTIFVSGGPMESGKSVAGVIDHSIDLIDAIAASADDSITDAQLGMVEENACPTCGSCSGMFTANSMNCLTEALGLSLPGNGSTLATALKRKDLFVEAGHRIVELANRYYKDDDDSVLPRSIATRDAFLNAMAMDIAMGGSTNTVLHILAAAQEGDVDFNLKDIDELSRHVPCLSKVAPNSTQFHIEDLHRAGGIPALLGELYRAGLLRDSVHSVHSSDMKSWLEKWDIRGVAPSPEAISLFHAAPGGVRTTLAFSQNNEWESLDTDSQAGCIRDLEHAYTKDGGLCILFGNLAEDGAVVKTAGVDESLFHFEGPARVVESQEEAIELILSKSVNPGDVVLIRYEGPKGGPGMQEMLYPTSFLKGLGLGKVCGLITDGRFSGGTSGLSIGHVSPEAASGGLIGLVHEGDRIVIDIPSRTLKVDVPDEELEARRKAHGPTPWKPANRDRPVSKALRAYASMATSAATGAVRHVE, from the coding sequence ATGCCTACGTTGCGCTCCGCAACATCGACCACCGGCCGGAACATGGCCGGTGCCCGCGCCCTGTGGCGCGCCACAGGAATGGGATCTGAAGACTTTGGCAAGCCAATCATTGCCATTGCTAACTCGTTTACCCAGTTTGTACCGGGCCACGTTCACCTCAAGGACATGGGGCAGCTTGTTAAGAGCGCAATCGAGGAAGCGGGCGGCATCGGCCGCGAGTTCAACACCATCGCTGTAGATGATGGCATTGCAATGGGACACGGCGGCATGCTCTACTCGCTGCCTTCACGCGAAATCATTGCCGATTCTGTGGAGTACATGTGCAACGCGCACACCGCCGACGCCCTCGTGTGTATCTCCAACTGCGACAAGATCACCCCGGGAATGCTCATGGCGTCGCTGCGCCTGAACATTCCGACGATCTTCGTTTCCGGCGGTCCCATGGAATCGGGTAAGTCGGTTGCCGGCGTGATCGATCACAGCATCGACCTCATCGACGCGATTGCAGCTTCCGCCGATGATTCCATTACAGATGCTCAGCTCGGCATGGTGGAAGAGAACGCGTGCCCCACCTGCGGTTCGTGCTCCGGCATGTTCACAGCCAACTCTATGAACTGCCTGACTGAAGCCTTGGGCCTTTCGCTTCCGGGTAACGGATCCACCTTGGCCACCGCGCTCAAGCGCAAGGATCTGTTCGTTGAAGCCGGCCATCGCATTGTTGAGTTGGCGAATCGGTATTACAAGGACGACGACGATTCGGTGTTGCCCCGTTCTATCGCCACGCGTGATGCTTTCTTGAATGCAATGGCCATGGATATCGCGATGGGTGGTTCCACCAACACGGTGCTTCATATTCTTGCCGCGGCACAAGAAGGCGACGTGGATTTCAATTTGAAGGATATTGACGAGCTTTCGCGCCATGTCCCGTGCCTGTCAAAGGTGGCCCCAAACTCCACGCAGTTCCATATTGAGGATCTACATCGCGCAGGTGGTATTCCAGCGCTTCTCGGTGAGCTGTACAGGGCGGGCCTGCTGCGCGATTCAGTTCATTCTGTGCATTCGTCGGATATGAAGTCATGGCTGGAGAAATGGGATATCCGTGGAGTAGCACCGAGTCCGGAAGCCATCAGCTTGTTCCACGCCGCGCCGGGTGGTGTGCGCACCACGCTGGCCTTCTCACAGAACAATGAATGGGAATCCCTCGATACCGATTCCCAGGCTGGGTGTATCCGCGATCTTGAGCACGCTTACACAAAGGATGGCGGGTTGTGCATTCTCTTTGGCAATCTGGCCGAAGATGGGGCAGTGGTTAAGACTGCTGGTGTGGACGAATCCCTGTTCCACTTTGAAGGTCCTGCCCGTGTGGTGGAGTCCCAGGAAGAGGCAATCGAACTCATTCTCTCCAAGTCGGTGAATCCGGGCGACGTGGTGCTCATCCGCTACGAGGGACCAAAAGGCGGGCCCGGCATGCAGGAAATGCTCTACCCAACCTCCTTCCTCAAGGGGCTGGGCTTAGGCAAAGTGTGCGGTTTGATCACTGACGGCCGCTTCTCTGGCGGGACATCTGGCCTTTCTATCGGCCACGTTTCACCAGAAGCTGCTTCAGGCGGCCTTATTGGGTTGGTTCACGAAGGCGACAGGATCGTTATTGATATCCCGTCACGCACCCTCAAGGTGGACGTTCCCGATGAGGAACTCGAAGCACGGCGTAAGGCTCACGGGCCAACCCCATGGAAGCCAGCGAACCGCGACCGCCCCGTATCAAAGGCATTGCGCGCATACGCCTCTATGGCAACCTCTGCGGCTACCGGGGCTGTGCGCCACGTGGAGTGA
- a CDS encoding amino acid ABC transporter ATP-binding/permease protein, which yields MSHTVRETPKPSQVAMSAASPASPASSGDTTNSTNPPSPTLRQLLIWLTGITRPVHKPLYVSTIFRIINLTLDIVLFGLAGGGVVAIVADSARAWPIFLWLVVVAIVKATAYYLEQLTGHYVAFKALELLRTAVFAKLWPKAPAIVTHSKSGDILTSLTRDVDRIEVVYAHTFAPVISAFVVPTAVLIVTGANVGWGIVLVPAICIALALLVVPFVGFKRSMDATRGTLAIRRELSHHISDSVFGVEEVVSYGRQGERLDQTDVLGEKVALSSSTSKSFNAFRRAANVILMLASVIGVTMACVSASDSVVLTAALAAGTLRLFEGPRGIEDAVGYLDHSFAAARRLWEISHAPEAVSDGPRVYSPSSSPTVTFELVSYAYTNEDGSPAGFALDDVAVSVPAGTRTVFVGPSGSGKSTTIQMLLRYDDPRSGRVCLDGVPVSEYTLDSLRANVVAVSQKNQLLNASIWENVTLGAPEASEDQVWRVLEAVHLDKEIRSMPEGLQTSTGQGGSALSGGQAQRLCLARALLMNPRVLVLDEFTANLNVDLEQAIRSDIAAALPGVTIIEVTHRLESAADADHVVLLDRGRVVAQGEPREMAGSDGTLGDFFRRNV from the coding sequence GTGAGCCACACAGTACGTGAGACGCCGAAGCCGTCTCAGGTTGCCATGTCAGCAGCTTCGCCCGCATCTCCGGCGAGTTCTGGAGATACAACGAACTCAACGAATCCGCCGAGCCCAACGCTCCGCCAGCTTCTTATCTGGCTGACCGGAATCACCCGGCCGGTGCACAAACCTCTCTACGTCTCCACCATCTTCCGCATTATCAATCTGACGCTGGATATAGTGCTGTTTGGTCTCGCCGGAGGCGGGGTTGTGGCCATCGTGGCGGACTCTGCGCGGGCGTGGCCGATCTTCCTCTGGTTGGTCGTGGTGGCCATAGTCAAGGCAACGGCGTACTACCTTGAGCAGCTGACCGGCCACTATGTTGCGTTCAAGGCACTCGAACTCCTGCGCACAGCCGTTTTCGCCAAGCTGTGGCCGAAGGCCCCGGCGATCGTCACGCATTCGAAGTCTGGTGACATCCTCACGAGCCTTACACGCGACGTCGACCGAATTGAGGTGGTCTACGCTCACACGTTCGCTCCCGTGATCTCGGCGTTCGTGGTTCCCACGGCAGTGCTCATCGTTACGGGTGCGAATGTGGGGTGGGGCATCGTGTTGGTCCCAGCCATCTGCATCGCGCTGGCACTCCTCGTGGTTCCCTTCGTTGGATTCAAGCGGTCGATGGATGCCACCCGTGGAACGCTGGCGATTCGCCGCGAACTCTCCCATCACATCTCCGATTCCGTCTTTGGTGTGGAAGAAGTGGTGAGTTACGGGCGCCAAGGCGAACGCCTAGACCAGACCGATGTGCTGGGTGAGAAGGTGGCACTTTCCTCGAGCACCTCGAAATCGTTTAACGCTTTCCGCCGCGCTGCAAACGTCATCCTCATGCTCGCTTCCGTGATCGGCGTGACGATGGCCTGTGTGTCCGCTTCTGATTCAGTGGTGCTGACCGCGGCACTAGCGGCCGGAACGCTCCGACTCTTTGAAGGCCCGCGTGGCATTGAGGACGCCGTCGGCTACCTAGACCACTCCTTTGCCGCGGCCCGCCGGCTCTGGGAAATCAGCCACGCTCCCGAAGCGGTGTCAGACGGTCCGCGCGTGTACTCGCCGTCGTCTTCGCCAACTGTGACCTTTGAATTGGTCTCCTACGCCTATACAAACGAGGATGGTAGCCCGGCAGGGTTTGCGCTCGACGACGTCGCCGTCTCGGTTCCAGCAGGTACCCGCACGGTCTTTGTGGGTCCATCGGGTTCAGGAAAATCCACAACAATTCAGATGCTCCTGCGCTACGACGATCCGCGGTCTGGACGCGTATGCCTCGATGGCGTGCCCGTCAGTGAATACACGCTCGATTCCTTGCGCGCCAATGTTGTGGCGGTCTCTCAGAAGAACCAACTGCTCAACGCAAGCATCTGGGAGAACGTTACGCTGGGCGCGCCGGAGGCGAGTGAGGATCAGGTGTGGAGGGTATTAGAAGCTGTTCACCTGGACAAGGAGATTCGCAGCATGCCCGAAGGTCTCCAGACCAGCACAGGTCAGGGTGGCTCCGCACTTTCGGGTGGCCAAGCGCAGCGTTTGTGCCTAGCGCGGGCATTGCTCATGAACCCGCGGGTGTTGGTGCTTGATGAGTTCACGGCTAACTTGAACGTGGATCTTGAGCAGGCAATCCGCAGCGATATCGCCGCGGCGCTTCCCGGTGTGACGATCATCGAAGTGACCCATCGCCTCGAATCCGCCGCCGACGCGGACCACGTCGTGTTGTTGGACCGTGGGCGCGTGGTGGCCCAAGGTGAACCACGCGAAATGGCTGGATCCGATGGCACGCTTGGAGATTTCTTCCGCCGCAACGTGTGA